A part of Rattus rattus isolate New Zealand chromosome 6, Rrattus_CSIRO_v1, whole genome shotgun sequence genomic DNA contains:
- the Peg10 gene encoding LOW QUALITY PROTEIN: retrotransposon-derived protein PEG10 (The sequence of the model RefSeq protein was modified relative to this genomic sequence to represent the inferred CDS: inserted 3 bases in 2 codons; substituted 1 base at 1 genomic stop codon), whose product MRFDVLMGASCLQCTNGRFMRFAVRTSELANGRTGERANRRFMRHKPARTPEIHKPTPCFTHSIPSRRRVTKCKSATRVGLEMRYKLRQRQKTCRLGLRGKNRRVLKTKTXRRPQGSPDPGLPPXRSEATPGRAPSTTTMASGGAGGSSDCPPPPPPPPPNDNNNNAPESPESPGVPNVVEEQEEFPEEIDFEEQMNRQFENVSLLDQVELLAQSYSFLDHLDDYDDDDEIEPQPEQVHISVPEESDDDDLELQGAAAAAAPAFYSDDDLEDLPEKFDGNPDLLGPFIYQCQLFMERSSRDFSVDRVRVCFVTSMLTGRAARWASAKLERCNYLMHNYTAFMMELKHVFEDPQRREAAKRKIRRLRQGPSSIVDYSNAFQMIAQDLDWTEPALIDQFQEGLNDDIRAELSRHEDPKTLTDLITLCIHIERRLTHDDDDSSDSLPSASAMPPVNQPDPTEPVGGARMRLSQEEKERRRKMNLCLYCGNGGHFADTCPAKASKNSPXGKLPGPAVGGPSATGPEAIRSPISEVTPHLQVMLQIHIPGRPTLFVRAMIDSGASGNFIDQNFVIQNAIPLRIKEWPIMVEAIDGHPIASGPIILETHHLIVDLGDHREILSFDVTQSPFFPIVLGIRWLSTHDPNITWSARSIVFNSDYCRLRCRVFAQIPPPLLFPVPHPPLHAHVHPNLQQHVHPDPFLSLQQHLQQRLHPEVQHYLQQHLHPQVLNYLQQCLQPELQHYLQHHLRPELQHYLQHHLHPELQHYLYHHLHSDMQHLLYPDPRNHPEPCHRPDSHDHPPPDSPQPPDLSQQLHPDPQQDPQQDPQQDPQQDPQQDPQQDPQQDPHQDHHQDHHQDPHQGPHQGPHQDPHQGPHQGPYQDPHQGPHQGPHQDPHQGPHQDPHINPHINPHLNPHLNPHLNPHLNPHLNPHLNPHLNPHLNPNLYPNVHPNLYPNVHPNLHPNLQPNQPFFYQVAGFRVFQPVRYYYVQNVYTPVDEHVYPGHRLVDPHIETIPGAHSIPSGHLYSLSESEMAALRNFVDRNVKDGLMTPTVAPNGAQVLQVKRGWKLQVTYNCRAPQNGTIQNQYLRLSLPNMGDPAHLATYGEFVQVPGYPFPAYVVYSGQHTMTAWYPVGRDIHGRIILVPVVITWCPNMHRQPPVPQYPPPQPPPPPPPPPPPPPPPPPPPASSYSAA is encoded by the exons GAACAGGCgggtcttaaaaaccaaaac acgcCGACCACAAGGGTCCCCGGATCCAGGGCTCCCTCCCTAGAGGAGTGAAGCCACACCTGGGAGGGCCccttccaccaccaccatggcTTCGGGTGGTGCGGGTGGTTCCTCGGACTGCCCGccgccacctcctcctccaccacccaatgacaacaacaacaatgctcCGGAGAGCCCCGAGAGCCCCGGCGTGCCCAACGTCGTCGAGGAACAGGAGGAGTTCCCTGAAGAGATCGACTTTGAAGAACAGATGAACAGGCAGTTTGAGAATGTCAGCCTGCTGGACCAGGTGGAGCTACTCGCACAGAGCTACAGTTTCCTGGATCATTTAGatgactatgatgatgatgacgaaATTGAACCTCAACCTGAACAGGTTCACATCAGTGTCCCTGAGGAAAGTGATGATGATGACCTTGAGCTTCAAGGTGCCGCAGCGGCCGCTGCCCCAGCATTCTACAGCGATGATGACCTTGAAGACCTTCCTGAGAAGTTTGATGGCAACCCTGACTTGCTGGGTCCTTTCATATACCAGTGCCAGCTGTTCATGGAAAGGAGCAGCAGAGATTTCTCAGTTGACCGTGTCCGTGTATGCTTCGTGACAAGCATGCTGACTGGCCGTGCCGCCCGCTGGGCTTCTGCCAAGCTGGAAAGATGCAATTACCTGATGCACAACTACACTGCCTTTATGATGGAGCTGAAGCACGTGTTTGAAGACCCTCAGAGACGTGAAGCTGCCAAACGCAAGATCAGACGTCTGCGTCAGGGCCCAAGTTCTATCGTGGACTACTCCAATGCATTCCAGATGATTGCCCAGGACTTGGATTGGACGGAGCCTGCCCTGATTGACCAGTTCCAGGAAGGCCTCAACGACGACATTCGAGCAGAGCTGTCTCGCCATGAGGATCCCAAGACTCTGACTGATCTGATCACTCTGTGCATTCACATCGAGAGAAGGCTGACCC atgatgatgatgacagttcCGATTCCTTACCAAGTGCCTCGGCGATGCCTCCAGTCAACCAGCCTGATCCTACTGAGCCCGTGGGAGGTGCCCGCATGCGCCTgtcccaggaagaaaaagaaagacgcCGCAAAATGAACTTATGTCTATACTGTGGCAACGGAGGACATTTTGCCGACACGTGTCCAGCGAAAGCCTCTAAAAATTCAC TCGGGAAACTCCCCGGCCCCGCTGTAGGGGGACCTTCAGCGACAGGGCCAGAAGCAATAAGGTCCCCAATCTCGGAGGTGACTCCCCACCTTCAGGTGATGCTTCAAATCCATATACCTGGAAGACCCACTCTCTTCGTCCGCGCTATGATCGATTCTGGTGCATCTGGCAACTTCATCGATCAAAATTTCGTCATTCAAAATGCAATTCCTCTAAGAATCAAAGAATGGCCAATTATGGTTGAAGCCATTGATGGACATCCTATTGCCTCTGGCCCAATCATTCTGGAAACGCATCACCTGATAGTTGACCTGGGAGACCACCGAGAGATACTGTCCTTTGATGTGACTCagtctcctttctttcctattgtCCTGGGCATTCGTTGGCTCAGCACACATGACCCGAATATTACCTGGAGCGCTCGCTCCATTGTCTTCAACTCTGATTACTGCCGACTTCGCTGCCGCGTGTTTGCTCAGATACCTCCTCCTCTACTATTTCCGGTACCGCATCCTCCTCTACATGCGCATGTGCATCCGAATTTGCAGCAGCATGTGCATCCagacccctttctctctctgcagcaGCATCTGCAGCAACGTCTACATCCAGAAGTGCAGCACTATCTGCAGCAGCATCTGCATCCGCAAGTGCTGAACTATCTGCAGCAGTGTCTGCAGCCAGAGCTGCAGCACTATCTGCAGCACCACCTGCGGCCAGAGCTGCAGCACTATCTGCAGCACCATCTGCATCCGGAACTACAGCACTATCTGTACCACCATCTGCATTCGGATATGCAGCACCTTCTGTATCCAGATCCACGGAACCATCCAGAACCGTGTCACCGTCCGGATTCACATGACCATCCTCCTCCGGATTCCCCTCAGCCTCCGGATCTGTCTCAGCAGCTGCATCCAGATCCCCAGCAGGATCCCCAGCAGGATCCCCAGCAGGATCCCCAGCAAGATCCCCAGCAGGATCCCCAGCAGGATCCCCAGCAGGATCCCCACCAGGATCACCACCAGGATCACCACCAGGATCCCCATCAGGGTCCCCATCAGGGTCCCCATCAGGATCCTCATCAGGGTCCCCATCAGGGTCCTTATCAGGATCCCCATCAGGGTCCCCACCAGGGTCCCCATCAGGATCCTCATCAGGGTCCCCATCAGGATCCACACATAAATCCTCACATAAATCCTCACCTGAACCCTCATCTGAACCCTCACCTGAACCCTCACCTGAACCCTCACCTGAACCCTCACCTGAACCCTCACCTGAATCCTCACCTGAATCCGAATCTGTATCCAAATGTGCATCCGAATCTGTATCCAAATGTGCATCCAAATTTGCATCCGAATTTGCAACCAAACCAACCTTTCTTCTACCAAGTGGCTGGATTCAGAGTTTTCCAACCTGTGAGGTATTACTACGTCCAGAATGTGTACACACCTGTGGATGAGCATGTCTATCCGGGTCACCGGCTGGTGGACCCTCACATCGAGACGATTCCTGGAGCGCACAGCATCCCCAGTGGACATTTGTACTCACTGTCTGAATCTGAAATGGCTGCCCTGAGAAATTTCGTGGACAGGAATGTGAAAGATGGACTCATGACCCCAACAGTTGCACCGAATGGAGCCCAAGTCCTGCAAGTGAAAAGAGGGTGGAAACTCCAAGTCACTTACAATTGCCGAGCTCCACAGAATGGCACCATCCAAAATCAGTACCTTCGCCTGTCTCTTCCAAATATGGGAGACCCTGCACACCTGGCAACCTATGGCGAATTTGTCCAAGTTCCTGGCTACCCATTTCCTGCCTATGTCGTCTATTCAGGTCAGCACACGATGACTGCATGGTACCCAGTCGGACGAGATATTCATGGAAGAATCATCCTTGTACCTGTTGTCATCACCTGGTGTCCAAATATGCACCGCCAGCCTCCAGTGCCCCAGTATCCTCCTCCAcagccaccaccgccaccgccgccgccaccaccacctccaccgcCGCCGCCACCTCCACCAGCATCATCCTACAGTGCCGCGTAG